In the Chloroherpetonaceae bacterium genome, one interval contains:
- a CDS encoding cytochrome c — MEKSSIKLFLAVVGGIVGIFLIYVAVAAWNGVPISKVAYTYVRYVALFLGASLTVWIAGKFVQQYNSGWFLPIIFVGMASVFFAWIGVVSTNPRQVRMYKDGRPAPRTVAELSGEAPASAAPAAETAPPSLTSADAAKAEYDELMKKYDFPERFRQFDETFITSESKVNEFVAQMLASKNSKGEPIKVEDADVFKIQNYLMKEFLRRKEEKEKKASESASAAPAPAPAPVAAAEPAPAPEPAPAPAPTEAAVVPASAGQDALAYEALYRKKCAGCHSLAANLGKMRQKWMKDDAKTLELVKWMQRLAKQDRSKAFTDEEAQKIAAYIRAPGAKLN, encoded by the coding sequence ATGGAAAAGTCATCAATCAAGCTCTTTTTAGCGGTGGTCGGTGGCATTGTCGGGATTTTCCTGATTTATGTTGCGGTCGCTGCTTGGAATGGCGTGCCGATTAGCAAGGTCGCTTACACCTATGTTCGATACGTGGCACTATTCTTGGGCGCAAGTCTAACGGTCTGGATTGCAGGCAAATTCGTTCAGCAGTATAACTCTGGCTGGTTTTTGCCCATCATCTTTGTTGGAATGGCTTCTGTCTTCTTTGCGTGGATTGGTGTCGTGTCGACTAACCCACGTCAGGTCAGAATGTATAAGGACGGTCGACCTGCGCCGCGCACTGTCGCAGAACTCTCTGGCGAAGCGCCTGCATCTGCAGCACCAGCTGCTGAAACCGCCCCACCTTCTCTGACTTCAGCCGATGCTGCCAAAGCAGAGTATGACGAGCTGATGAAAAAATATGACTTCCCCGAACGGTTCCGCCAGTTCGACGAGACCTTTATCACCTCCGAATCAAAGGTGAATGAGTTCGTCGCACAGATGCTTGCCTCTAAGAACTCCAAAGGCGAACCGATTAAGGTTGAAGATGCGGACGTCTTCAAGATTCAGAACTACTTGATGAAGGAATTCCTGCGACGCAAGGAGGAAAAGGAGAAGAAAGCTTCGGAGTCCGCCTCAGCCGCTCCTGCACCCGCTCCTGCGCCCGTGGCTGCAGCGGAACCCGCTCCTGCGCCTGAACCTGCACCTGCTCCAGCACCGACCGAAGCAGCAGTTGTGCCTGCCTCCGCTGGTCAAGATGCCTTAGCCTATGAAGCGCTTTACCGTAAAAAGTGTGCGGGTTGCCACTCTTTGGCTGCTAACTTGGGCAAGATGCGCCAAAAGTGGATGAAAGACGATGCCAAAACACTGGAGCTGGTGAAGTGGATGCAGCGCCTCGCTAAGCAGGATCGCTCGAAAGCCTTTACCGACGAAGAGGCACAAAAAATTGCGGCCTACATTCGTGCTCCAGGTGCTAAGCTGAACTAA
- a CDS encoding SDR family oxidoreductase gives MSVILITGAGKGIGRALAIEFAQRASDTFKPKLFLASRTQADLEAVQQVCQLYSVETDFCTADLAEMAAVERLYTCAVQRFGQIDCLINNAGVGRFKPILELTEDDYDYTMNTNLKGTFFLTQKVFRDMQARQSGHIIFITSVAAFTPFEQSAIYCMSKFGQKGLIEVLRLYGRKCNVRITNVMPGAVYTPMWGEAGEHFRDRMMMPEDVAKIVVDAFLQPERTCVEEIVLRPIAGDLS, from the coding sequence ATGTCCGTTATCCTTATTACTGGTGCAGGCAAAGGCATCGGTCGCGCTTTAGCGATAGAATTTGCGCAGCGTGCATCTGATACATTTAAGCCCAAACTGTTTTTAGCGTCTCGCACACAAGCAGATTTAGAAGCCGTGCAGCAAGTGTGCCAGTTGTATAGCGTAGAGACAGACTTTTGCACTGCTGACCTTGCAGAGATGGCAGCAGTCGAGCGCTTATACACCTGTGCTGTGCAGCGCTTTGGGCAAATTGACTGCCTTATCAACAATGCAGGCGTTGGTCGCTTTAAGCCGATTCTGGAGCTCACTGAGGACGACTATGACTACACGATGAACACCAATCTCAAAGGGACGTTCTTTCTTACGCAAAAAGTCTTTCGCGATATGCAGGCGCGCCAAAGCGGCCACATCATCTTCATTACATCCGTCGCTGCCTTCACGCCCTTTGAGCAAAGTGCGATTTACTGTATGTCTAAGTTCGGTCAAAAAGGATTGATTGAAGTGCTGCGGCTCTACGGACGCAAGTGTAATGTGCGCATCACGAATGTGATGCCCGGTGCAGTCTATACGCCAATGTGGGGCGAAGCGGGCGAGCACTTCCGAGATCGAATGATGATGCCTGAAGATGTTGCTAAAATCGTGGTGGACGCTTTCCTCCAGCCTGAGCGCACCTGCGTTGAAGAAATCGTGTTGCGTCCGATTGCCGGCGATTTGTCGTAA